The proteins below come from a single Parageobacillus thermoglucosidasius genomic window:
- the cmr3 gene encoding type III-B CRISPR module-associated protein Cmr3: MTKLTLKPVDTFFFKNHHVTEAGEDTVMESMFPPRPNTIYGALRAAYIHTHTTFDEFVRETDEHVKRWMGTPNQRGEFRLQYCALTYKQDILLPLPLDYQVIEEKKSLKAYPLLLANDEKPSSLQGKWRLASTRREKTKSSQHQYVSLQEWKHAILHEAPISSLISLSKLVVREEKVGIRLDIGSRTAQEGLLYRVMQGRFRDDGALAVYIGNGPDFSKVKFARIGGENRPWIIQQSEETFTLWDEKEKKQLAEKIAQTKVAKIIFLSPAIFESGSRPCNFDGEKVTLPNGVTVKWLTAAIGRPELYGGWDIVRHRPKPRKWMVPAGSVIYVEVEEEDISKLLFVANGMHFTDEGAEEGFGFAVIASASKSEEEL; this comes from the coding sequence ATGACAAAATTAACATTGAAGCCGGTAGATACGTTTTTTTTCAAAAACCATCATGTTACGGAAGCAGGAGAAGATACGGTGATGGAGTCGATGTTCCCTCCGCGACCAAACACGATTTACGGAGCTTTACGTGCCGCGTATATTCACACCCATACTACGTTTGATGAATTTGTTCGTGAAACAGATGAACATGTGAAAAGATGGATGGGAACACCAAATCAACGTGGGGAATTTCGATTACAATATTGCGCACTTACATATAAACAAGACATTCTTCTCCCGTTGCCATTAGATTATCAAGTAATTGAAGAAAAAAAATCTCTAAAAGCGTATCCGTTGTTGCTTGCAAACGATGAAAAGCCGTCTTCGCTGCAAGGAAAGTGGCGGCTTGCTTCTACAAGACGAGAAAAAACGAAAAGTTCCCAACATCAGTATGTTTCTCTACAGGAATGGAAGCATGCCATTTTACACGAAGCGCCAATATCATCTCTTATTTCGTTGTCGAAGTTAGTCGTGCGGGAAGAAAAGGTAGGAATTCGGTTGGATATAGGGAGCCGCACCGCACAGGAAGGGCTTTTATATCGAGTCATGCAGGGGCGTTTTCGTGATGACGGAGCTCTTGCGGTTTACATTGGAAACGGACCGGATTTTTCGAAAGTGAAGTTTGCCCGCATCGGCGGAGAAAATCGCCCGTGGATTATTCAGCAGTCTGAAGAAACATTTACATTATGGGATGAAAAAGAGAAAAAACAACTAGCAGAAAAAATAGCACAAACAAAGGTAGCGAAAATTATTTTCCTATCTCCAGCGATTTTTGAAAGTGGTTCACGCCCGTGCAACTTTGACGGCGAAAAGGTGACATTGCCGAATGGCGTGACGGTAAAATGGCTAACTGCTGCCATTGGACGACCAGAGTTATATGGCGGCTGGGATATCGTCCGTCATCGTCCGAAACCGCGAAAATGGATGGTGCCTGCTGGTTCGGTTATTTATGTAGAAGTGGAAGAAGAAGATATTTCGAAATTACTATTCGTTGCCAACGGAATGCATTTTACCGATGAAGGGGCAGAAGAAGGGTTCGGTTTTGCCGTCATTGCAAGTGCAAGTAAAAGTGAGGAGGAATTGTAA
- the cmr4 gene encoding type III-B CRISPR module RAMP protein Cmr4, with translation MYSIVRPFFLHAVTSVHAGSGSEIGLVDLPIQREKHTGFPKIESSSLKGALRYHITQSLREKGEDKKLELIFGSEKGKENETQASAIALSDARVLLFPVKSLRGVFAWITCPQVLERWNNEIALYDISIDPLLVPSPNTVSSDRLIAANQHIVLEEYTFEVTVSDDAKQLADQLAKLLSDHVQINIQDRLVVLSDDDFTDFVKLSTEVNARIKIDHEKGTVDKDNGALWYEENVPPETIFYSFLYIGNVRGKGMEGLQKAEDVKAFLVKENTFPKVFQLGGNSTLGRGILRTIWV, from the coding sequence ATGTATTCAATCGTACGTCCATTTTTTCTACATGCAGTTACATCCGTTCACGCAGGAAGCGGAAGTGAAATCGGATTAGTTGATTTGCCGATTCAACGCGAAAAGCATACAGGGTTTCCAAAAATCGAAAGCTCATCGTTAAAAGGAGCGTTGCGTTACCATATCACGCAGTCGTTAAGAGAAAAAGGGGAAGACAAAAAACTAGAATTGATATTTGGCTCAGAAAAAGGAAAAGAAAACGAAACGCAGGCGAGCGCGATTGCGCTTAGCGACGCGCGCGTGTTGTTGTTCCCAGTTAAGTCGTTGCGCGGCGTGTTTGCGTGGATTACATGCCCACAAGTGTTAGAGCGGTGGAATAATGAAATCGCGCTTTATGATATCAGTATCGATCCGCTCCTAGTGCCAAGCCCGAATACAGTGAGTTCTGATCGCCTAATTGCGGCAAATCAACATATTGTATTGGAGGAATATACGTTTGAAGTAACGGTTTCCGATGATGCCAAACAGTTGGCGGATCAGCTTGCGAAATTGCTTTCTGACCATGTGCAAATTAACATTCAAGATCGATTGGTTGTATTGTCTGATGACGATTTTACTGATTTTGTGAAATTGTCAACTGAAGTAAATGCGCGTATCAAGATTGACCATGAAAAGGGAACAGTAGATAAAGATAATGGTGCTCTTTGGTATGAAGAAAACGTTCCGCCGGAAACGATTTTTTATAGCTTCCTTTACATCGGAAATGTACGCGGAAAAGGAATGGAAGGCCTTCAAAAAGCGGAAGACGTGAAAGCTTTTTTAGTGAAAGAAAATACGTTCCCGAAAGTATTTCAGCTTGGCGGCAATAGCACGTTAGGGCGAGGAATTCTTCGGACGATTTGGGTATAA
- the cmr5 gene encoding type III-B CRISPR module-associated protein Cmr5 produces the protein MAKNIQRVGIENGRAAFAFEAVKKVKEDKRIGKFENYRSYVKKMPSLIQVNGLGQALAFCYQKEKEYEAIYQALHEWFQEKYPHAFQGDKKEFVQVVINLPSAEYRLWTMEALALLNWMRKFVDGMAKENEEKEQ, from the coding sequence GTGGCAAAAAACATTCAACGTGTTGGCATTGAAAATGGACGTGCCGCTTTTGCGTTTGAAGCAGTGAAAAAAGTAAAGGAAGATAAGCGTATCGGCAAATTTGAAAACTATCGGTCTTACGTCAAAAAAATGCCATCTCTTATTCAAGTAAACGGATTGGGGCAAGCATTGGCATTTTGTTATCAAAAAGAAAAAGAATATGAGGCGATTTATCAGGCGCTTCACGAATGGTTTCAAGAAAAATACCCTCATGCATTTCAAGGTGACAAAAAGGAATTTGTCCAAGTGGTCATTAACCTTCCAAGCGCAGAATACCGTCTTTGGACGATGGAAGCGTTGGCACTGTTAAACTGGATGCGTAAATTTGTCGACGGAATGGCAAAAGAAAATGAAGAGAAAGAACAATAA
- the cmr6 gene encoding type III-B CRISPR module RAMP protein Cmr6 — translation MFLHPRDTQEVVRLADKQQISHLAYHMHYCLKHIWNKKKKRYEILKKIETIPVNRDLQEIANDVARQREQAFVHWAQTGYVKKLKAHPIGKIVHGLGAGHVRETSLTIHPVYGVPYIPASSVKGVVRHWFIEAYCDGKEENLLSHETGALVFGTQERRGVVQFHDIFLTNGLQLVPDVLTVHMKKYYERKQAATDDLSPTPVTFFTVMVSDVDIYITCDRAISLTTEQAKQLLDKAASWTISALTEFGIGSKTSSGYGYFTNIQDVTESDFLPLVKKEKEREAKKLLEEREKEQERQR, via the coding sequence ATGTTTCTTCATCCAAGAGATACACAAGAGGTGGTCCGCCTTGCCGACAAACAGCAAATCTCCCATCTTGCTTATCATATGCATTACTGTTTGAAACATATATGGAATAAAAAGAAAAAAAGATACGAGATATTAAAAAAGATAGAAACAATTCCTGTGAATCGTGATTTGCAAGAAATCGCAAACGATGTCGCCCGGCAGCGTGAACAAGCGTTTGTCCATTGGGCACAAACAGGGTATGTCAAAAAGCTAAAAGCACATCCTATTGGGAAAATCGTTCATGGACTCGGCGCAGGTCATGTTCGGGAAACATCATTGACGATTCACCCTGTATACGGTGTTCCGTACATTCCTGCCTCCAGTGTTAAAGGGGTTGTACGCCACTGGTTTATCGAAGCATATTGTGATGGAAAGGAAGAAAACTTATTATCACACGAAACTGGTGCGCTCGTGTTCGGAACACAGGAGCGGCGAGGAGTTGTCCAATTTCATGACATCTTTTTAACAAATGGGCTACAGCTCGTTCCCGATGTGTTAACGGTACATATGAAAAAATATTATGAGAGAAAACAAGCGGCAACAGACGATCTATCCCCGACACCAGTTACGTTTTTTACTGTAATGGTTTCGGATGTCGACATCTATATAACGTGTGACCGCGCAATTAGTCTAACGACAGAACAAGCAAAGCAGCTGTTAGACAAAGCTGCTTCGTGGACAATCAGCGCCTTAACCGAATTCGGAATCGGTTCCAAAACATCGTCAGGGTATGGGTATTTTACTAATATCCAGGATGTTACAGAATCCGATTTTCTTCCTCTTGTCAAAAAAGAAAAAGAGCGGGAAGCAAAAAAGCTTTTAGAGGAACGTGAGAAAGAACAAGAACGCCAAAGATAA
- a CDS encoding DUF255 domain-containing protein, with protein MKEYLERERYNEKYNWLVMSKSPYLKQHETNPVNWLEWSPEAFQKAKREGKPVFLSIGYS; from the coding sequence ATGAAGGAATATCTTGAACGTGAACGTTATAACGAAAAATATAATTGGTTGGTTATGTCGAAAAGCCCTTATTTGAAGCAGCATGAAACGAATCCTGTCAACTGGCTGGAATGGTCGCCGGAAGCGTTTCAAAAAGCAAAAAGGGAAGGCAAGCCTGTGTTCTTGTCCATTGGCTATTCCTGA
- a CDS encoding thioredoxin domain-containing protein yields the protein MAHESFEDEEVAKILNEKYISIKVDREERPDIDSVYMRVCQMMTGQGGWPLSVFLTPEGKPFYAGTYFPKQSRYGRPGFIELLTRLYDKYKENPDEIVHVAEQVTEALRQSARASGTERLPFAAIEKAYRQLLNGFDAVYGGFGGAPKFPIPHMLMFLMRYYQWKRDDRALLMVEKTLNGMANGGIYDHIGYGFARYSTDAMWLVPHFEKMLYDNALLVIVYTEAYQLTKKERYKEIAEQIIEFVKREMTSQDGAFYSAVDADSEGVEGKYYVWTPDEVVNVLGAELGELYCRVYDITEEGNFAGKNVPNLIHARMERIARRYRLTEEELRERLEEARKQLLAERSSRVRPHVDDKILTAWNALMIAALAKAAKVYERRDYLQMAKQALSFIETRLWQNGRLMVRYRGGEAKHLGIIDDYAYLVWAYVEMYEATLDLAYLQKAKTCVERMISLFWDEKHGAFFMTGNDAEALIIREKEIYDGALPSGNSVAAVQMIRLARLTGDLALLEKAETMYKVFRRQVEAYESGHTFFLQGLLLIETPAAEVVLFGKQGDEKREQFILKWQHAFAPNVFLLVAEHPADVAGIAPFAAEYEPLGDETTVYVCENFACQQPTTDVEFVAEQLFE from the coding sequence ATGGCGCATGAAAGTTTTGAGGATGAAGAAGTGGCAAAGATATTAAATGAGAAATATATATCTATTAAGGTGGACCGGGAAGAGCGACCGGATATTGACTCCGTGTATATGCGCGTCTGCCAGATGATGACGGGGCAAGGCGGGTGGCCGCTCAGCGTGTTTTTGACTCCGGAAGGGAAGCCGTTTTACGCGGGAACGTATTTTCCAAAACAGAGCCGCTATGGCCGTCCCGGCTTTATCGAGCTATTGACACGGTTGTATGACAAATATAAGGAAAATCCGGATGAAATTGTTCACGTTGCAGAACAAGTGACAGAGGCACTTCGCCAGTCTGCGCGTGCTTCGGGAACAGAGCGGCTTCCTTTTGCGGCAATCGAGAAAGCATACCGGCAGCTTTTGAACGGCTTTGACGCAGTATATGGCGGGTTTGGCGGCGCACCGAAATTTCCGATTCCGCATATGCTCATGTTTTTAATGCGGTACTATCAATGGAAGCGGGATGACCGCGCGCTTTTGATGGTGGAAAAAACGTTAAACGGCATGGCAAACGGCGGCATTTATGACCATATCGGCTATGGATTTGCCCGCTATTCGACCGATGCGATGTGGCTTGTGCCGCATTTTGAGAAAATGCTGTATGATAACGCGCTCTTAGTCATCGTATATACGGAAGCATATCAATTAACGAAAAAGGAACGGTATAAAGAGATTGCTGAACAAATCATCGAATTTGTCAAGCGGGAAATGACGTCACAAGATGGCGCGTTTTATTCAGCGGTTGATGCCGATTCCGAAGGAGTGGAAGGAAAATATTATGTTTGGACGCCCGATGAGGTGGTAAACGTCCTCGGTGCAGAACTGGGCGAGCTGTATTGCCGCGTTTACGATATTACCGAAGAAGGAAATTTTGCTGGAAAAAATGTACCAAACCTCATTCATGCGAGAATGGAGCGGATCGCAAGACGATACCGCCTGACGGAAGAAGAATTGCGCGAAAGGCTGGAAGAAGCAAGGAAGCAGCTGCTTGCCGAGCGTTCGTCACGCGTCCGCCCACATGTGGATGACAAAATTTTAACAGCTTGGAATGCATTAATGATTGCCGCGCTGGCGAAAGCGGCAAAAGTATACGAGCGCCGCGATTATTTGCAGATGGCCAAGCAAGCGCTTTCGTTTATCGAAACACGCCTTTGGCAAAACGGCCGGCTGATGGTGCGCTATCGCGGCGGGGAAGCGAAACATCTCGGCATTATTGATGACTACGCCTATCTCGTTTGGGCGTATGTCGAAATGTATGAAGCGACCTTGGATTTGGCGTATTTGCAAAAGGCGAAAACATGCGTGGAGCGAATGATCAGCCTTTTTTGGGATGAAAAGCATGGTGCGTTTTTTATGACAGGCAATGACGCCGAAGCGCTCATTATCCGGGAAAAAGAAATTTATGATGGCGCGCTGCCATCGGGAAATAGCGTAGCGGCTGTACAGATGATTCGCCTAGCAAGGCTGACAGGCGATTTGGCGCTATTGGAAAAAGCCGAAACGATGTATAAAGTTTTCCGGCGCCAAGTCGAAGCATACGAAAGCGGCCATACGTTTTTCTTGCAAGGGCTGTTATTGATTGAAACGCCGGCGGCCGAGGTCGTGCTGTTCGGCAAACAAGGCGATGAAAAGCGGGAGCAGTTTATTCTAAAGTGGCAGCACGCTTTTGCGCCAAACGTTTTCTTGCTGGTGGCGGAACATCCGGCCGATGTTGCGGGCATCGCTCCGTTTGCGGCGGAGTATGAACCGCTTGGCGATGAAACGACCGTATACGTGTGTGAAAATTTTGCCTGCCAGCAACCGACGACGGACGTCGAGTTTGTTGCCGAGCAGCTGTTTGAATGA
- a CDS encoding CoA-binding protein: MPITNPSREEIGEILRKAKRIAVVGLSDNPERTSYTVAKAMKDAGYEIIPVNPMIEEWEGIKAVKKLTDIDGHVDIVNVFRRSEHLPEIAREFVQIDADVFWAQLGVVNEEAYEFLKEKGYTVVMDRCIKVEHALTQQH, from the coding sequence ATGCCAATAACAAATCCAAGCAGAGAAGAAATCGGGGAAATTTTGCGAAAAGCAAAGCGCATCGCCGTCGTTGGGCTATCAGACAATCCGGAGCGGACGTCGTACACGGTGGCGAAGGCGATGAAAGACGCCGGCTATGAAATTATTCCTGTCAATCCGATGATCGAGGAATGGGAAGGCATCAAAGCGGTGAAAAAACTGACGGATATTGATGGCCATGTCGATATTGTGAACGTATTTCGCCGTTCCGAACATTTGCCGGAAATCGCCCGTGAATTTGTGCAAATCGATGCCGATGTTTTTTGGGCGCAGCTCGGCGTTGTTAATGAAGAAGCCTATGAATTTTTGAAAGAAAAAGGGTATACGGTTGTGATGGATCGCTGCATTAAAGTGGAGCATGCGTTGACGCAACAACATTAA
- the parE gene encoding DNA topoisomerase IV subunit B — translation MYVTKPSVYEYNDDAIQVLEGLEAVRKRPGMYIGSTDSRGLHHLVYEIVDNSVDEALAGYGNYILVKIHKDNSVTVLDEGRGMPTGMHKLGKPTPEVILTVLHAGGKFGQGGYKTSGGLHGVGASVVNALSEWLVVTIHRDGFIYQQRFENGGKPVTTLEKIGTTNKTGTIIQFKPDPAIFSTTTFNYETLSERLRESAFLLKGLKIELIDERTGMSDVFHYENGIKAFVEYLNEDKDVLHPVVYFEGEQNGIEVEFAFQFNDGYSENVLSFVNNVRTKDGGTHEAGAKTAMTRVFNEYARKNGLLKEKDKNLEGTDIREGLSAIVSVRIPENLLQFEGQTKGKLGTSEARSAVDAIVSEHLTYFLQENPDVSTMLIKKAIRAYQAREAARKAREEARSGKKRKGKETVLSGKLTPAQSRNPQKNELYLVEGDSAGGSAKQGRDRRFQAVLPLRGKVINTEKAKLADILKNEEINTIIHAIGGGVGPDFSLDDINYDKVIIMTDADTDGAHIQVLLLTFFYRYMRPLIEAGKVYIALPPLYKVSKGSGKKEIVEYAWTDAQLKEITKKLGKGYTVQRYKGLGEMNAEQLWETTMNPETRTLIRVRIEDAARAERRVTTLMGDKVEPRRKWIEANVAFGLEDDPNILDNEHVFIAGGDY, via the coding sequence ATGTATGTGACAAAACCATCCGTATATGAATACAACGATGATGCGATTCAAGTGTTAGAAGGACTTGAAGCGGTTCGGAAGCGGCCGGGGATGTATATCGGCAGCACCGATAGCCGCGGGTTGCATCATCTTGTCTATGAAATTGTCGACAATTCGGTTGATGAAGCGCTGGCAGGTTACGGAAATTATATTCTCGTCAAAATACATAAAGATAACAGCGTTACTGTGCTTGACGAAGGGCGCGGCATGCCGACGGGGATGCATAAGCTCGGCAAGCCGACGCCGGAAGTGATTTTGACGGTGCTTCACGCCGGCGGAAAGTTCGGGCAAGGCGGCTATAAAACGAGCGGCGGCTTGCACGGAGTCGGCGCATCGGTCGTCAACGCGCTGTCGGAATGGCTGGTAGTGACGATTCATCGCGACGGCTTTATTTATCAGCAGCGTTTCGAAAACGGCGGAAAGCCAGTGACGACGCTGGAAAAAATCGGGACGACGAACAAAACGGGCACGATCATTCAGTTTAAGCCAGATCCGGCGATTTTCAGCACGACAACGTTTAACTATGAGACATTAAGCGAGCGTTTGCGCGAATCGGCGTTTTTGTTAAAAGGGTTAAAAATCGAGCTCATCGATGAACGGACCGGGATGAGCGATGTGTTTCATTATGAAAACGGGATTAAAGCGTTTGTCGAATATTTAAACGAAGATAAAGATGTTCTTCATCCTGTCGTTTATTTTGAAGGAGAGCAAAACGGCATTGAAGTCGAATTTGCTTTTCAGTTTAACGACGGTTATTCGGAAAACGTGCTGTCATTTGTCAACAACGTGCGCACGAAAGACGGCGGCACGCATGAAGCGGGAGCGAAGACAGCAATGACGCGCGTCTTTAACGAGTATGCGCGCAAAAACGGGCTGTTGAAAGAAAAAGATAAAAACTTAGAAGGCACCGATATCCGCGAAGGATTGTCGGCGATCGTCTCGGTGCGAATTCCGGAAAACTTGCTGCAATTTGAAGGGCAGACGAAAGGAAAGCTCGGGACAAGCGAAGCCCGTTCCGCTGTTGACGCAATCGTGTCCGAGCATTTAACGTACTTTTTGCAAGAAAACCCGGACGTGAGCACGATGCTGATTAAAAAAGCGATCCGGGCATACCAGGCGCGGGAAGCGGCGCGAAAAGCGCGCGAGGAAGCGCGGAGCGGAAAGAAGCGAAAAGGAAAAGAGACGGTGTTAAGCGGAAAATTGACGCCGGCGCAATCGCGCAATCCGCAAAAAAACGAATTGTATTTAGTGGAGGGAGATTCGGCGGGCGGTTCGGCGAAACAAGGACGCGACCGCCGTTTCCAAGCGGTATTGCCGCTGCGCGGAAAAGTGATCAACACGGAAAAAGCGAAGCTTGCCGACATTTTGAAAAACGAGGAAATCAACACGATTATCCACGCGATCGGCGGGGGAGTTGGACCGGATTTTTCGCTTGATGACATTAACTACGATAAAGTCATTATTATGACCGATGCGGACACGGACGGCGCGCATATTCAAGTGCTGCTTTTGACGTTTTTCTACAGGTATATGCGCCCGCTCATCGAAGCGGGAAAAGTGTATATCGCGCTGCCGCCGCTCTATAAAGTAAGCAAAGGCAGCGGCAAAAAAGAAATCGTTGAGTACGCCTGGACCGATGCGCAGCTCAAAGAAATTACGAAGAAACTCGGCAAAGGCTATACGGTGCAACGCTATAAAGGGCTTGGCGAAATGAACGCCGAACAATTATGGGAAACGACGATGAACCCGGAGACGCGCACATTGATCCGCGTGCGGATTGAAGATGCGGCAAGAGCAGAGCGCCGCGTCACGACACTGATGGGCGATAAAGTCGAGCCTCGCCGCAAATGGATTGAGGCGAATGTTGCCTTCGGATTAGAAGACGATCCAAATATTTTAGACAATGAGCACGTATTTATCGCAGGAGGGGATTATTGA
- the parC gene encoding DNA topoisomerase IV subunit A translates to MAERLLDLPLEDVLGDRFGRYSKYIIQERALPDARDGLKPVQRRILYAMYIDGNTADKPFRKAAKTVGNVIGNFHPHGDSSVYEAMVRMSQDWKLRNILIEMHGNNGSIDGDPPAAMRYTEARLSSIALELLRDIEKQTVEFVPNFDDTTNEPVVLPAMFPNLLVNGSTGISAGYATEIPPHHLGEVIDAVIMRIDKPKCTVDELMTVIQGPDFPTGGIIQGKDGIKKAYETGKGKIIIRGKAAIEQGKGGKKQIIITELPYEVNKANLVKKIDELRFDKKLDGIADVRDETDRTGLRIVIELKKDADAEGILNYLYKNTDLQVPYSFNMVAIHERRPKLLSLPELLDAYIEHRKEVVTNRSQYELKKAYERQHIVEGLMKALSILDEVIATIRASRDKRDAKDNLIAKYEFTEAQAEAIVSLQLYRLTNTDITALQQEAEQLEKTIQELTTILNSEKKLLAVIKRELKAMKKQYADERRTVIEDEIEELKINLEVMIPSEDVIVTVTKEGYVKRTSYRSYNASNGQDFGMKESDRLLSQMEMNTTDVLLLFTRKGNYLYCPVYELPDIRWKDVGQHISNLIPLDRDDDLIAAVPVKRFDEPLSLVFVTKQGMVKRTELAQYKVQRYTRPLVAINVKEGDEVIHVHATDGQQSLLLITNQGYGLWFDEAEISMVGVRAAGVKGINLKEGDHVVSAHPIVAEGEQYLVIVTQRGAIKKMPLSEFTKTSRAKRGVVMLRELKTNPHRIVASVLTDKNDEMLFIRTETGEIETLSVSSLRVADRYSNGSFIIDSDEAGNVIDMWKQPFNILGKEEMR, encoded by the coding sequence ATGGCAGAAAGGTTATTAGATTTGCCGCTGGAGGACGTGCTTGGCGACCGGTTTGGACGCTACAGCAAATATATTATTCAAGAACGCGCGCTTCCCGATGCCCGCGATGGCTTAAAGCCGGTGCAGCGCCGCATTTTATATGCGATGTACATCGATGGGAATACGGCGGATAAACCGTTCCGCAAGGCGGCGAAAACAGTCGGGAACGTGATCGGAAACTTCCATCCGCACGGCGATTCGTCTGTTTATGAGGCGATGGTTCGGATGAGCCAAGATTGGAAGCTGCGCAATATATTAATTGAAATGCACGGCAATAACGGAAGCATTGACGGCGATCCGCCGGCGGCGATGCGCTACACGGAAGCGCGTCTGTCTTCGATCGCTTTGGAGTTGTTGCGCGATATTGAAAAACAGACCGTTGAATTTGTCCCAAACTTTGATGATACGACGAACGAGCCGGTTGTGCTGCCGGCGATGTTTCCCAATTTGTTAGTGAACGGTTCTACCGGCATTTCGGCGGGATATGCGACCGAAATTCCGCCGCATCATTTAGGCGAAGTAATTGATGCGGTAATCATGCGCATTGACAAGCCGAAGTGCACGGTCGATGAGCTGATGACGGTGATTCAAGGCCCGGATTTTCCAACGGGCGGCATTATTCAAGGGAAAGACGGCATCAAAAAAGCGTATGAAACGGGAAAAGGAAAAATCATCATCCGCGGCAAAGCGGCGATTGAACAAGGAAAAGGCGGGAAAAAGCAAATTATCATCACAGAGCTTCCGTATGAGGTGAACAAAGCGAATCTTGTCAAAAAAATCGATGAACTTCGCTTTGACAAAAAGCTGGACGGCATTGCCGACGTCCGCGACGAAACGGACCGCACCGGGCTGCGCATTGTCATTGAACTGAAAAAAGACGCCGATGCGGAAGGAATTTTAAATTATTTATATAAAAACACCGATTTGCAAGTGCCGTACAGTTTTAATATGGTCGCGATCCACGAGCGCCGGCCGAAGCTGTTGAGCCTTCCGGAATTGTTGGACGCGTATATCGAACACCGAAAAGAAGTGGTGACGAACCGTTCGCAATACGAGCTGAAAAAAGCATATGAGCGCCAGCATATTGTCGAAGGCTTAATGAAAGCTTTATCCATTTTAGACGAAGTGATTGCGACGATCCGCGCTTCCCGCGATAAGCGCGATGCGAAAGACAACTTAATAGCGAAGTATGAGTTTACGGAAGCACAGGCGGAAGCGATCGTGTCGCTGCAATTATACCGGTTAACGAACACGGATATTACGGCGTTGCAGCAGGAAGCGGAACAGCTGGAAAAAACGATTCAGGAACTGACCACTATTTTAAACAGTGAAAAGAAATTGCTTGCGGTGATTAAAAGAGAATTAAAAGCGATGAAAAAGCAATATGCCGATGAACGACGAACGGTGATTGAAGACGAAATCGAAGAACTAAAAATTAATTTGGAAGTGATGATTCCGTCAGAAGACGTCATTGTCACTGTGACGAAAGAAGGATATGTGAAGCGGACGAGTTATCGTTCTTACAATGCTTCAAATGGTCAAGATTTCGGCATGAAAGAATCGGATCGGCTGCTTTCGCAAATGGAAATGAACACAACCGATGTATTATTATTATTTACGAGAAAAGGCAATTACTTGTACTGTCCGGTTTATGAGCTGCCGGATATCCGCTGGAAAGATGTCGGTCAGCACATTTCCAATTTGATTCCACTTGACCGCGATGATGATCTTATTGCCGCCGTTCCGGTCAAACGGTTTGATGAACCGTTAAGCCTTGTTTTTGTCACCAAACAGGGCATGGTGAAACGGACGGAGCTGGCGCAATATAAAGTGCAACGCTATACGCGTCCGCTTGTCGCAATCAATGTCAAAGAAGGCGATGAAGTCATACATGTGCATGCGACAGATGGACAACAAAGCTTATTGCTCATCACGAACCAAGGATACGGATTATGGTTCGATGAAGCGGAAATCAGCATGGTCGGCGTGCGCGCTGCTGGAGTGAAAGGGATCAATTTAAAAGAAGGGGATCATGTCGTTTCCGCACATCCGATTGTGGCTGAAGGCGAGCAGTATTTAGTCATCGTGACCCAGCGCGGCGCCATAAAAAAAATGCCATTAAGCGAATTTACGAAAACGTCGCGCGCCAAGCGCGGAGTGGTCATGCTGCGTGAATTAAAAACAAACCCGCACCGCATCGTTGCTTCTGTTTTGACGGATAAGAACGACGAGATGTTGTTTATTCGCACAGAAACAGGAGAAATCGAGACGCTTTCCGTTTCTTCGCTGCGCGTTGCCGATCGCTACAGCAATGGTTCTTTTATCATTGACAGCGATGAAGCGGGAAACGTGATCGATATGTGGAAACAGCCATTTAATATATTAGGAAAAGAGGAGATGAGATGA
- a CDS encoding PilZ domain-containing protein has product MKFKRQEAFRYQFGQPLPCTFRLVHDDEKYIEIEEKNAHIHDISPRGMKLETPARIPCERGQEIEIIFTLNDVEFCFLGKIVWERPFARMHYYGVRLLISNEQGEKLISEIKRHAALHRKR; this is encoded by the coding sequence ATGAAATTTAAACGGCAAGAAGCGTTTCGCTATCAGTTTGGCCAGCCTCTCCCATGCACATTCCGTCTTGTGCACGATGATGAAAAATATATAGAAATCGAGGAGAAAAACGCCCATATTCATGATATTAGCCCACGTGGAATGAAACTGGAAACCCCAGCGCGGATTCCGTGCGAACGTGGCCAAGAGATTGAAATAATATTTACGCTCAATGATGTGGAGTTTTGCTTCTTAGGAAAAATTGTATGGGAGAGGCCGTTTGCGCGAATGCATTATTATGGAGTACGACTGTTGATTTCAAATGAACAGGGGGAAAAGCTTATCAGTGAGATTAAACGGCATGCGGCGCTTCACCGCAAACGTTAA